One stretch of Gemmatimonadota bacterium DNA includes these proteins:
- the hflC gene encoding protease modulator HflC codes for MTPGKMGLLAVLLMLFVVGGSTLYVVSETEQVIITQFGRPVGEPVVVAGLHFKIPFVQTANRFDRRWLAWDGDANQMPTRDKKFIWVDTYARWRIKDPLLFFQRVRDERGAQTRLDDILDGETRKAIANVDLIEVVRSENREFTVTAEVAAGEEAAKSAQISVGREAITNEVLRRSSIKTGAFGIELVDVRLKRINYVENVRRSVYERMISERQKIRDKLRSEGQGRSAEILGVKEKELKRIASGAYRQAQGIRGIADSTAARVYASAYGEEPEFYNLLRTLELYRSTMGEEDVLVLSTDGDFYRFLRGSSNP; via the coding sequence ATGACTCCGGGGAAAATGGGTCTTCTAGCGGTTCTCCTGATGCTGTTCGTCGTGGGCGGCAGTACTCTCTATGTCGTCTCCGAGACCGAGCAGGTCATTATTACCCAGTTTGGTCGGCCGGTGGGAGAACCCGTTGTCGTGGCGGGTCTCCATTTCAAGATCCCGTTCGTCCAGACCGCGAATCGGTTTGATCGGCGTTGGCTGGCCTGGGACGGCGACGCCAACCAGATGCCCACTCGTGACAAGAAGTTCATTTGGGTGGACACCTATGCACGCTGGCGCATCAAGGATCCGTTGCTTTTCTTCCAGCGGGTTCGGGACGAGCGTGGTGCCCAGACACGATTGGATGACATCCTGGACGGGGAGACCCGGAAGGCCATCGCCAATGTGGACCTCATCGAAGTGGTGCGCTCGGAAAACCGGGAGTTCACGGTCACGGCGGAGGTAGCCGCCGGCGAAGAAGCGGCAAAGTCCGCGCAAATCTCCGTGGGTCGCGAGGCGATCACCAATGAAGTCCTCCGGCGTTCTTCGATCAAGACCGGGGCCTTCGGGATCGAACTGGTCGATGTGCGTCTCAAGCGGATCAACTATGTGGAGAATGTCCGGCGCTCGGTCTACGAGCGAATGATCTCGGAACGGCAGAAGATCCGGGACAAGCTTCGCTCGGAGGGGCAGGGTCGGAGTGCGGAGATTCTCGGCGTGAAAGAGAAAGAGCTGAAGAGGATTGCCTCGGGTGCGTATCGCCAGGCGCAGGGGATTCGCGGGATTGCGGATTCCACGGCCGCGCGGGTCTATGCATCGGCTTATGGGGAGGAGCCGGAGTTCTACAACCTGCTGCGGACGCTGGAGCTCTACCGCTCTACGATGGGCGAGGAGGATGTGCTGGTTCTCTCCACCGACGGGGACTTCTACCGCTTCCTTCGCGGAAGCTCGAACCCGTAG
- the mnmA gene encoding tRNA 2-thiouridine(34) synthase MnmA, producing the protein MALSGGVDSAVTALLLAREGRDLVGVTHKNWCYGEDPDGGRSCCSLESIEAARSLASHLSFPHYVVDSEDPFDESVIGPFTRDYLEGRTPNPCVECNQAVRFPALAKQARDLGCGAFATGHYARVDRSGPAPRILRAVDRTRDQSYMLWRVGEQDLEMALFPLGGFAKDEVREVAAQEGLGVANRPDSQEICFVPDGDFGAFLESREGDSGRLSDTLSPGDIVTEAGEVVGTHRGTARYTVGQRRGLGVALGEPVYVLRVDAVQNRLVVGPEAGLFASQAVLRAVRRPTNRGDGRFLVQIRSRHTAAPASVSFPSPGLAVVEFDEPQRAITPGQSAVLYDEDAVAGGGIIAQG; encoded by the coding sequence GTGGCCCTCTCCGGAGGAGTCGACAGTGCAGTCACGGCCCTCCTGCTGGCTCGGGAGGGCCGTGATCTCGTGGGGGTCACGCACAAGAACTGGTGCTACGGGGAGGACCCCGATGGCGGACGGTCGTGCTGCTCCCTGGAGTCAATCGAAGCGGCGCGAAGCCTCGCTTCGCACCTGAGCTTTCCGCACTATGTGGTCGATTCCGAGGACCCCTTTGACGAGTCGGTCATCGGCCCTTTCACCCGCGACTATCTGGAAGGCCGCACCCCGAACCCGTGCGTCGAGTGCAACCAGGCCGTTCGCTTTCCTGCGCTGGCGAAGCAGGCGCGGGACCTGGGTTGCGGAGCGTTCGCCACGGGGCATTACGCCCGTGTGGACCGTTCCGGGCCCGCCCCGCGCATTCTCCGCGCGGTAGATCGCACCCGCGATCAGAGCTACATGCTCTGGCGTGTCGGCGAGCAGGACCTGGAGATGGCGCTCTTCCCGCTCGGAGGTTTCGCCAAGGATGAGGTCCGGGAGGTCGCTGCGCAGGAGGGGCTTGGTGTGGCGAATCGACCGGACAGCCAGGAGATCTGCTTTGTTCCGGACGGGGACTTCGGGGCGTTTCTCGAGTCCCGCGAAGGAGACTCCGGCCGCCTGTCGGACACGCTCTCACCCGGGGACATCGTGACGGAGGCGGGGGAGGTTGTGGGAACACACCGCGGCACGGCCCGGTATACCGTCGGGCAGCGCCGGGGGCTTGGCGTGGCGCTGGGGGAGCCGGTCTATGTCCTGCGCGTGGACGCGGTGCAGAACCGCCTTGTCGTGGGGCCGGAGGCGGGGCTATTCGCGAGCCAGGCGGTTCTTCGGGCCGTTCGCCGCCCGACGAATCGGGGGGACGGGCGGTTCCTCGTTCAGATCCGGTCCCGGCACACGGCGGCTCCCGCTTCCGTCTCTTTTCCCTCCCCGGGCTTGGCGGTCGTGGAGTTCGACGAACCCCAGAGGGCCATCACCCCGGGTCAGTCCGCCGTCTTGTATGACGAGGATGCCGTGGCGGGCGGAGGAATCATCGCTCAGGGTTGA
- a CDS encoding tetratricopeptide repeat protein translates to MTRWTLGLALAIGGLLRFEYLRELSASPFGRHLFLDAGWFSETAAAIASGHPITGPEALFRPPLYPYFLAMLLWFGGAEVLVPRLVQFALGLVQGWMIYRIALRTHGVLVGRIAGVLAFTFGMFIYFEAELLTATLATFLGTAAVFLLLEGRDSRFPAKAAASGVLFGLAGLAHGTLLVGALGAALWVSRRFGRGAAMLFVAAVLLCPGGVAVRNLVLHGEAIPVGGQGGINFYIGNSITADGKSALAPGAAEAEISIEKERYRDTMQAAARLHAERILGRELTVREVDRFWYSKTFEWISMHPRDTAALWMRKLVYVWNGSEIGNNRDFRDQAGRFTPILRFFLLQFSVLLPFALYGMIRGGGRRREQGLLAILLLTHTVVLVAFFVCSRFRLPMIPWLIPFGAAGLVAFLRDLRAGAGSPVRVAAASVALTALFLGTNARVLEAVGMNEILVAKDAPFHRSNLANLYRREGDFDAAIGEYEAAIAYGVSDPRMHLNLANCLAQTGRSSAAREHYRTVLELSPGYEAVVRCDLGVLSAREGDWESALREFRRSLAADPDHELSLVNQAATYLTAGRFEEAIVSYRRLVQGGIGEPAFVRSRLGLAYLEAGLLEEAEWESLEALRMDSGQIVAVVTLGKVYARQGRTEAAERMWEKARQLAPGAPAVEQAIRDARGG, encoded by the coding sequence ATGACGCGATGGACTCTGGGGCTGGCGCTGGCCATCGGTGGGCTTCTCCGGTTTGAGTATCTTCGCGAACTCAGCGCGTCTCCATTCGGCCGGCACCTCTTCCTGGACGCGGGCTGGTTCTCCGAGACCGCCGCGGCGATCGCTTCCGGGCACCCGATCACCGGACCCGAGGCTCTCTTCCGGCCGCCTCTGTATCCGTACTTCCTGGCGATGCTCCTGTGGTTCGGGGGGGCAGAAGTCCTGGTGCCGCGCCTCGTGCAGTTCGCGCTGGGGTTGGTGCAGGGGTGGATGATCTACCGGATCGCACTTCGGACGCACGGGGTGCTGGTCGGTCGGATTGCGGGCGTGCTCGCCTTCACCTTCGGGATGTTCATCTACTTCGAAGCGGAGCTCCTGACCGCCACGCTGGCCACCTTCCTCGGGACGGCGGCGGTCTTCCTTCTGCTGGAGGGGAGGGATTCACGCTTTCCCGCCAAAGCCGCGGCGTCCGGGGTTCTGTTCGGGCTGGCGGGGCTGGCGCACGGTACGCTCCTGGTTGGCGCGCTCGGTGCGGCGCTCTGGGTAAGCCGGAGGTTCGGGCGCGGGGCGGCGATGCTCTTCGTTGCGGCGGTGTTGCTCTGCCCGGGGGGCGTGGCCGTGCGGAACCTCGTCCTTCACGGAGAGGCGATCCCCGTGGGGGGACAGGGCGGGATCAACTTCTACATCGGCAACTCCATCACGGCGGACGGGAAGTCCGCGCTGGCGCCCGGTGCCGCGGAGGCGGAGATCTCGATCGAGAAGGAACGCTATCGCGACACCATGCAGGCCGCGGCACGGCTGCACGCCGAGAGAATCCTGGGGCGGGAACTCACGGTGAGAGAAGTGGACCGCTTCTGGTACTCCAAGACCTTCGAGTGGATCAGCATGCACCCCCGTGATACCGCGGCACTCTGGATGCGCAAGCTGGTGTATGTCTGGAACGGGTCGGAGATCGGGAACAACCGGGACTTCCGCGACCAGGCCGGGCGGTTCACTCCCATCCTGCGTTTCTTTCTTCTCCAGTTTTCCGTCCTGCTTCCGTTCGCGCTCTACGGGATGATCCGTGGCGGGGGGCGCCGAAGAGAGCAGGGGCTTCTCGCGATTCTGCTTCTCACCCATACCGTGGTCCTCGTGGCATTCTTCGTCTGCAGTCGCTTCCGCCTGCCGATGATCCCCTGGCTCATCCCGTTTGGCGCGGCCGGGCTTGTGGCCTTTCTCCGCGATCTCCGCGCTGGTGCCGGCTCACCGGTTCGGGTCGCCGCGGCGAGTGTTGCGCTGACGGCTCTGTTCCTCGGAACGAACGCGCGCGTTCTCGAAGCCGTGGGAATGAATGAGATTCTGGTCGCCAAGGATGCTCCGTTCCATCGGTCCAATCTTGCGAATCTCTATCGACGTGAAGGAGACTTTGACGCCGCCATTGGCGAATACGAGGCCGCGATTGCGTACGGCGTGTCGGATCCGAGGATGCACTTGAACCTGGCCAACTGTCTCGCGCAGACGGGCCGGAGTTCCGCAGCCCGCGAGCACTACCGAACAGTGCTGGAGCTGTCGCCGGGGTACGAAGCGGTCGTCCGATGCGATCTGGGCGTCCTCTCCGCCCGGGAGGGCGACTGGGAGAGCGCGTTGCGCGAGTTCCGGCGAAGCCTGGCGGCGGATCCGGACCACGAGCTCTCGCTGGTCAATCAGGCGGCCACCTACCTGACGGCGGGGCGCTTCGAAGAGGCCATCGTGAGCTATCGCAGGCTTGTGCAGGGGGGCATCGGCGAGCCGGCGTTCGTCCGCAGCCGCCTGGGGCTGGCGTATCTGGAGGCAGGGCTTCTGGAGGAGGCGGAGTGGGAGTCGCTGGAGGCACTGCGGATGGACTCCGGGCAGATTGTGGCGGTCGTGACGCTGGGGAAGGTCTATGCGCGGCAGGGGCGCACGGAGGCCGCCGAGCGAATGTGGGAGAAGGCGCGGCAACTCGCGCCGGGTGCACCGGCCGTGGAACAGGCGATCCGGGACGCCCGGGGCGGGTAG
- the hflK gene encoding FtsH protease activity modulator HflK: protein MSTPNPDNVEEFLRNVLKPKGDRPSMRLPIIPIVLVLLGLGAVRTTFFTVEPEEVGVVLRFGQYVREVDPGLHIRLPFGIERYVRVPVQRQLKEEFGFRTTAAAQRSEYIRDRGSRAEAVMLTGDLNITDVEWIVQYKVVDPVAFLFRVRAARETFRDMSEAVMRSVVGDRSVDEVLTVGRQEIEDQCLTKLQELCSQYELGLDVQMVALQNVNPPEEVKASFNEVNQAVQERETLINMAQAELNREIPKAEGEALALIESAHGYAIDRVNTAEGDASRFASVLAEYKRSPQVTRDRLYLEAMADVLPRVGKKVVLDESLDGVLPLLDINRLTETGGAR, encoded by the coding sequence GTGAGTACCCCGAATCCAGACAATGTGGAGGAGTTCCTGAGGAATGTCCTCAAACCGAAGGGGGATCGTCCGTCGATGCGTCTCCCGATCATTCCGATTGTGCTGGTGCTTCTGGGCCTCGGAGCCGTTCGTACCACCTTCTTTACGGTAGAACCGGAAGAGGTCGGGGTTGTGCTCCGGTTCGGACAGTATGTCCGGGAAGTGGACCCAGGCCTGCACATCCGATTGCCATTCGGCATTGAGCGTTATGTGCGTGTTCCCGTGCAGAGGCAACTGAAGGAAGAGTTCGGATTCCGAACCACCGCCGCGGCCCAGCGTTCCGAGTACATCCGGGACCGGGGATCTCGTGCGGAAGCGGTCATGCTCACCGGGGACCTGAACATTACTGATGTGGAGTGGATCGTGCAGTACAAGGTCGTCGATCCGGTGGCGTTTCTCTTTCGGGTGCGTGCCGCGCGGGAGACTTTCCGCGACATGTCCGAAGCCGTCATGCGGTCGGTTGTCGGGGACCGCTCCGTGGACGAAGTGCTGACAGTGGGGCGGCAGGAGATCGAGGACCAGTGCCTGACCAAGCTGCAGGAACTCTGCTCGCAGTACGAACTGGGACTGGATGTCCAGATGGTCGCCCTTCAAAATGTCAACCCGCCCGAAGAAGTGAAGGCGTCCTTCAACGAGGTCAATCAGGCCGTGCAGGAACGGGAAACACTGATCAACATGGCTCAGGCGGAACTGAACCGGGAGATTCCCAAGGCCGAGGGTGAGGCGCTTGCTCTGATCGAATCGGCGCATGGCTACGCCATCGACCGCGTGAACACGGCAGAGGGGGACGCCTCTCGCTTTGCCTCCGTTCTGGCCGAGTACAAGCGGTCTCCCCAAGTGACCCGCGACCGGCTCTATCTGGAGGCCATGGCGGATGTTCTCCCCAGAGTGGGCAAGAAGGTGGTCCTGGATGAATCGCTGGACGGGGTGCTGCCGCTTCTCGATATCAACCGGCTTACGGAGACGGGAGGTGCAAGATGA
- a CDS encoding YbaB/EbfC family nucleoid-associated protein produces MDLQKMMKQMQKAQEKMNALQEEVAGRTVEATAGGNMVRVVMGGDGVLHSIVIDPEVVDPTDVEMLQDLVVAAVNEGKRRTQELMGQEMQRLAGGMGLPPGML; encoded by the coding sequence TTGGATCTTCAGAAGATGATGAAACAGATGCAAAAGGCGCAGGAGAAGATGAACGCGCTGCAGGAAGAGGTCGCCGGACGGACCGTGGAGGCCACGGCCGGCGGGAACATGGTTCGCGTGGTCATGGGCGGGGATGGCGTGCTCCATTCGATTGTCATCGACCCGGAAGTCGTGGACCCGACGGATGTGGAGATGCTGCAGGATCTGGTGGTGGCCGCTGTGAATGAGGGCAAGCGCCGCACGCAGGAACTCATGGGGCAGGAGATGCAAAGACTCGCCGGGGGCATGGGGCTCCCGCCCGGAATGCTGTAG
- a CDS encoding NosD domain-containing protein translates to MRFKTPAALLLLFAMAAPADAARLRVEAAPYLQDVVDSAAYGDTVFVAPGLYPQLRLRTGIRLISEGGPEVTTLRNDRFWVIQAKQTDSLTVVDGFTLDGVEAAEGILHTEDSFLTVRNCVLQNGWSGIRSEYSDLRVENCVISGCQNGIYLFESRGTIIGNTISGCINGMSVTSSSPRILRNEVVRNSVGIFVTEHSNPSIGGSLSSANRIHHNRGGNIRNSSYLKEFSIRTKKPMTLSVPFNFWGTDCPDSLSFRGPVIWSPWVAENGKESLESCPPETGAIH, encoded by the coding sequence ATGAGATTCAAGACCCCGGCAGCCCTTCTTCTCCTCTTTGCCATGGCAGCCCCCGCCGATGCGGCCCGGCTTCGTGTGGAGGCCGCGCCGTATCTACAGGATGTTGTGGACTCCGCAGCCTATGGGGACACCGTGTTCGTGGCTCCGGGTCTCTACCCGCAGCTTCGTCTCCGGACGGGGATTCGGCTCATATCTGAAGGGGGTCCGGAGGTGACTACTCTCCGGAACGATCGCTTCTGGGTGATCCAGGCAAAGCAGACGGACAGCCTGACGGTCGTGGACGGTTTCACGCTGGATGGCGTGGAGGCTGCGGAGGGCATTTTGCATACGGAGGACTCGTTCCTGACCGTGCGGAACTGCGTTCTCCAGAATGGATGGAGCGGGATTCGGTCCGAGTACAGCGACCTTCGCGTGGAGAACTGCGTAATCTCCGGCTGCCAGAACGGGATCTACCTCTTCGAATCTCGCGGCACAATCATCGGCAATACCATTTCCGGATGCATCAACGGGATGTCCGTCACCAGTTCCAGCCCGCGCATCCTGCGCAACGAAGTCGTGCGGAACTCGGTGGGGATCTTCGTGACGGAACACTCGAACCCCAGCATCGGCGGCAGTCTTTCTTCCGCCAACCGGATTCATCACAACCGTGGCGGGAATATCAGGAACAGCTCCTATCTGAAGGAGTTCAGCATTCGGACGAAGAAACCGATGACCTTGAGCGTCCCGTTCAACTTCTGGGGGACGGATTGCCCCGACAGTCTCTCCTTCCGCGGGCCTGTGATCTGGTCGCCCTGGGTGGCTGAGAATGGAAAGGAGTCCCTTGAGTCCTGCCCGCCGGAAACCGGAGCGATTCACTAG
- the dnaX gene encoding DNA polymerase III subunit gamma/tau produces MAYQVLARKWRPQGFDEVVGQDHITRTLANAIDSGRLAHAFLFCGPRGVGKTTTARILAKCLNCEKATDGPIVDPCNECPACREVIDGCSLDILEIDGASNRGIDEIRDLRENARYAPSSGRAKVYIIDEVHMLTKEAFNALLKTLEEPPPGVYFVFATTEVHKIPATIRSRCQRYDFHRIPADVMVSLLSRLAEKEGIRVEESALHELARQADGGLRDAESLLDQAAAVAAGSITVEVLRELLGEAEEEVYLDLARAVGRSDPAGAFQVVQGLLDRGMDSSRIALGLARTFRDLLVASTAGKDAALLGVRKDLVEAFREVAAAFSAERVTALLTLANRTVSDLRRSARPRLVLEVAVARMCCLEDPGKISELLARLEALEALLGGGDDGGDPPRPAETPAPVPSPAPKARVRKDAPPPADAPPRSEDGPPPEDASPRSEDGPPPEDAPPRSEDGPPPEDAPPPEDAPPPEEAPPVASMDSPPDRREPAAPGSSSAPAFWEELLKAVRGRKMMLASFLEHGMLGGLEDEAFSIVFDNNYYEGMVGRRENLGVIEEAMEGIVGRRVSCRVRTGVVASRPSGQAGTKSGGPAGDLLQENPGLRRIMNELGGQMLPGDTEIGG; encoded by the coding sequence ATGGCCTATCAAGTGCTTGCTCGGAAGTGGCGACCCCAGGGGTTCGACGAGGTCGTCGGTCAAGATCACATCACGCGCACGCTTGCCAACGCCATTGACTCCGGTCGACTGGCTCACGCCTTCCTCTTCTGCGGGCCGCGCGGCGTCGGAAAGACAACGACCGCCCGGATTCTCGCCAAGTGTCTGAACTGCGAAAAGGCCACGGACGGGCCGATCGTGGATCCGTGCAATGAGTGCCCGGCCTGCCGGGAGGTCATTGACGGCTGCAGTCTGGACATTCTGGAGATCGATGGCGCGTCCAACCGCGGAATCGATGAGATCCGGGACCTTCGCGAGAATGCCCGCTACGCGCCCAGTTCCGGCCGCGCAAAGGTGTACATCATCGACGAAGTTCATATGCTGACCAAAGAGGCCTTCAACGCGCTTCTCAAGACGCTGGAGGAACCTCCGCCGGGCGTGTACTTCGTCTTCGCAACGACGGAAGTCCACAAGATCCCCGCGACGATCCGTTCCAGGTGCCAGCGCTACGACTTCCATCGCATCCCGGCGGATGTGATGGTGTCGTTGCTGAGCCGTCTTGCGGAGAAGGAAGGGATCCGTGTGGAGGAGTCCGCGCTGCACGAACTGGCCCGTCAGGCGGATGGGGGGTTGCGCGACGCGGAGAGCCTGCTGGACCAGGCGGCCGCCGTGGCCGCTGGAAGCATCACGGTCGAAGTGCTCCGCGAACTTCTCGGCGAAGCGGAGGAAGAGGTCTATCTGGACCTCGCCCGCGCGGTGGGGCGCTCGGATCCAGCCGGGGCGTTTCAGGTGGTGCAGGGGCTTCTGGACAGGGGGATGGATTCTTCGCGGATCGCGCTGGGCCTCGCGCGGACCTTTCGGGATCTCCTGGTCGCGTCGACGGCCGGGAAGGACGCGGCGTTACTCGGTGTTCGGAAGGATCTGGTAGAGGCGTTTCGGGAGGTGGCTGCGGCGTTTTCAGCGGAGCGTGTGACGGCACTTCTTACACTGGCGAACCGCACCGTGTCGGATCTGCGCCGGTCGGCGCGCCCGCGGCTGGTGCTGGAAGTGGCCGTGGCGCGAATGTGCTGTCTGGAAGACCCCGGGAAGATCTCCGAACTGCTGGCGCGTCTGGAGGCGCTTGAAGCGTTGCTCGGCGGGGGGGATGATGGCGGAGACCCTCCTCGTCCGGCGGAAACGCCGGCTCCGGTGCCGTCGCCCGCCCCGAAGGCACGCGTCCGTAAGGACGCGCCCCCCCCGGCGGATGCGCCCCCGCGGAGCGAGGACGGCCCGCCACCGGAAGATGCGTCCCCGCGGAGCGAGGACGGCCCGCCACCGGAAGATGCCCCGCCGCGGAGCGAGGACGGCCCGCCACCGGAAGATGCCCCGCCACCGGAAGATGCGCCGCCACCGGAAGAGGCCCCTCCGGTGGCGAGCATGGATTCTCCACCCGACCGCCGCGAACCTGCCGCTCCCGGTTCCTCTTCCGCTCCGGCCTTCTGGGAGGAGCTCTTGAAGGCCGTCCGCGGTCGGAAGATGATGCTGGCATCGTTTCTGGAGCATGGGATGCTGGGAGGTCTGGAAGACGAAGCTTTTTCCATTGTGTTCGACAACAACTACTACGAAGGGATGGTGGGACGTCGGGAGAACCTCGGCGTGATCGAGGAGGCCATGGAAGGGATCGTCGGGCGGCGGGTCTCCTGTCGCGTCCGTACCGGCGTCGTGGCGTCGCGCCCGTCAGGGCAGGCTGGAACGAAGAGCGGTGGTCCCGCCGGAGACCTGCTTCAGGAGAACCCCGGGTTGCGCAGGATCATGAATGAACTCGGTGGGCAGATGCTCCCGGGTGACACTGAGATTGGAGGATGA
- a CDS encoding alkaline phosphatase family protein, which translates to MIGLDGATFAVLDPLIQEGVLPNLAALRSRGGGGVLESVLPVVSPPAWTTAFTGVNPGKHNIYDFFHATAAGPQAILTSSLDRRADPVWEVLNENGVRTGIMNIPMTFPPEKVDGFMISGFPFGAAQTGYTSPPELEKRVAPYPLDLFGESIQPGAEGQLLAHFRKTLDRHAAVAEALLVEEEWDLFWVVFTGPDKVQHFFWKFTDPEHPEYDPALAERFGSAIRDLWIRMDSVVGELVDLAGPETDILVMSDHGFGPIHSELRLMSWLVQEGFVQIDREHPARSSVRAVAPGPFGGLVRVNQRDRDFRGTVPPGEASERVLEEVREGLTALVDPTTGAPFVQEIHLRDELFHGPWVGNAPDLVFLEAPRGFVGRGGLEGDAFGPPGYTFSGFHRPDGILWGAGPHIPPNAARGHFSIVDVTPTLLWLFGVDLPADLDGTVMADLIGADALEARPVVRGERTVVTPVAQAVETPAAEREVLESLGYVR; encoded by the coding sequence GTGATCGGCCTGGACGGTGCTACTTTCGCCGTGCTTGACCCACTCATCCAGGAAGGCGTACTGCCGAATCTGGCCGCCCTGCGGAGTCGGGGGGGCGGGGGTGTTCTGGAGTCGGTATTGCCGGTGGTGTCGCCGCCCGCATGGACGACCGCCTTCACCGGGGTCAATCCCGGCAAGCACAACATCTACGATTTCTTTCATGCGACAGCCGCCGGGCCGCAGGCCATCCTTACCTCTTCCCTCGATCGAAGGGCCGACCCTGTCTGGGAAGTTCTCAACGAGAACGGGGTTCGAACCGGCATCATGAATATCCCCATGACCTTCCCGCCTGAGAAGGTGGACGGCTTCATGATCTCCGGCTTTCCCTTCGGGGCGGCGCAGACGGGATACACCTCTCCGCCCGAGCTGGAGAAGCGGGTGGCTCCCTATCCGCTGGATCTGTTTGGCGAGAGCATCCAGCCCGGCGCGGAGGGACAGCTCCTCGCGCATTTTCGAAAGACACTGGACCGCCACGCCGCCGTCGCGGAGGCGCTTCTCGTCGAGGAGGAGTGGGATCTGTTCTGGGTGGTGTTTACCGGCCCCGACAAGGTGCAGCACTTCTTCTGGAAGTTCACGGATCCCGAGCACCCGGAATACGATCCCGCGCTGGCCGAACGATTCGGGAGCGCCATCCGGGATCTCTGGATTCGTATGGACTCCGTGGTCGGGGAACTGGTGGACCTTGCCGGCCCGGAGACGGACATCCTTGTCATGAGCGACCACGGATTCGGCCCGATCCATTCCGAACTGCGGCTCATGTCGTGGCTGGTTCAGGAGGGGTTTGTGCAGATCGACCGGGAGCATCCCGCGCGGAGTTCTGTTCGAGCGGTGGCCCCGGGACCTTTCGGCGGACTGGTTCGTGTGAATCAGCGCGACCGGGACTTTCGCGGCACAGTCCCGCCGGGAGAAGCGTCCGAGCGCGTGCTGGAGGAGGTTCGCGAAGGCCTGACCGCGTTGGTGGATCCCACGACGGGTGCGCCGTTTGTGCAGGAGATCCACCTGCGCGACGAACTCTTCCACGGTCCCTGGGTGGGCAATGCGCCGGACCTGGTGTTCCTGGAAGCGCCACGCGGGTTTGTCGGACGCGGCGGTCTGGAGGGCGATGCATTCGGGCCGCCCGGCTACACCTTCTCCGGGTTTCATCGACCGGATGGAATCCTGTGGGGAGCCGGGCCGCACATTCCTCCGAACGCCGCGCGGGGCCACTTCTCCATTGTGGATGTGACGCCCACGCTTCTCTGGCTGTTCGGGGTGGACCTTCCGGCGGATCTTGACGGAACGGTCATGGCGGATCTCATCGGGGCCGACGCGCTCGAGGCGCGGCCGGTGGTGCGCGGGGAGCGGACCGTCGTGACGCCCGTGGCGCAGGCCGTGGAGACGCCTGCTGCCGAACGCGAGGTTCTGGAGTCGCTCGGCTATGTCCGCTGA
- the tadA gene encoding tRNA adenosine(34) deaminase TadA, whose translation MTTSRVIRYLRPDRPGISGGNPIGPDTSDERWMEHAIELAQEAGDAGEVPVGAVVVRDGQLVGRGRNRMREYADPCAHAEMLALRNAHEPGGAGRLDGDTLFVTLEPCFQCAGAIVLARIARVVFGAWDPRLGAAGSRFDLFGEGILGEVRVRSGLLEDRCSELLSGWFRERRARED comes from the coding sequence TTGACAACTTCCCGCGTCATTCGCTACCTTCGCCCCGACCGTCCCGGCATTTCCGGAGGGAATCCCATCGGGCCAGACACAAGCGACGAACGCTGGATGGAGCACGCCATCGAGCTGGCTCAGGAGGCCGGGGACGCGGGCGAGGTGCCGGTCGGCGCAGTCGTCGTGAGAGACGGGCAACTGGTGGGTCGCGGGCGGAATCGGATGCGCGAATACGCGGACCCGTGTGCGCACGCGGAGATGCTTGCGCTTCGAAATGCGCATGAGCCCGGTGGTGCCGGGCGACTGGACGGTGATACGCTGTTCGTCACGCTGGAGCCGTGTTTTCAGTGTGCCGGGGCCATTGTTTTGGCGCGGATTGCGCGGGTGGTGTTCGGCGCCTGGGATCCGCGACTCGGGGCGGCGGGATCGCGCTTCGATTTGTTCGGCGAGGGAATCCTCGGGGAGGTCCGTGTTCGATCCGGGCTTCTGGAGGATCGCTGCTCCGAGCTTCTGTCGGGATGGTTCCGGGAGCGAAGGGCGCGCGAGGACTGA